In a genomic window of Streptomyces roseoviridis:
- a CDS encoding maleylpyruvate isomerase family mycothiol-dependent enzyme, which produces MSTAAVDIGAAIAAERVELAGVLDRLSEAQWDAPSLCDGWRVREVAAHMSMGFRYSFGRTALELVRAGGRLHRMTDRVARRDAAALSPRELAAALRDNAAHPWGPPVGGRAAALGHDVVHGLDITVALGLGRRVPEERLRIVLDTVAPRTLRFFGARLDGVELRATDLDWSYGSGRTVARPAQELLLLAYGRRVPGADPVR; this is translated from the coding sequence ATGAGCACTGCAGCGGTGGACATCGGGGCCGCGATCGCGGCCGAGCGGGTCGAACTGGCCGGCGTACTGGACCGGTTGAGCGAGGCGCAGTGGGATGCTCCGAGCCTGTGCGACGGGTGGCGGGTCCGGGAGGTCGCCGCGCACATGAGCATGGGGTTCCGGTACTCGTTCGGCAGGACGGCCCTGGAGCTGGTCCGGGCGGGCGGCCGTCTGCACCGGATGACCGACCGCGTCGCGCGCCGGGACGCGGCCGCTCTGTCCCCGCGGGAGCTCGCCGCCGCGCTGCGGGACAACGCCGCTCACCCGTGGGGGCCGCCCGTGGGCGGCCGGGCGGCGGCGCTGGGGCACGACGTCGTGCACGGACTGGACATCACCGTCGCACTCGGCCTGGGCCGGCGGGTGCCCGAGGAGCGTCTGCGGATCGTGCTGGACACCGTCGCGCCGCGGACCCTGCGCTTCTTCGGGGCGCGGCTCGACGGCGTCGAGCTGCGGGCCACCGACCTCGACTGGTCCTACGGGTCGGGCCGCACGGTGGCCCGACCCGCGCAGGAGCTGCTGCTGCTCGCGTACGGGCGCCGG
- a CDS encoding LysR family transcriptional regulator — MELRQLQYLVTVVEKGSFTRAAAGLHVAQPGVSAQIRQLERELGQPLLDRSGRTVTTTEVGDAVLPYARAALAAVEGMRQTVEEYTGLLRGHVRLGLVSGAATDEFDLATLLADFHGEHPGIEISLTEDSSAHMLTALRRGELDLAVIGVAADDVPPDINLQILIDTPLVAAMAPGDPLLRTTGGTTLPLAELAARPLISLPRGTGIRGTLERACRKAGFTPRIAFEAAAPTLLARLASRGLGVAVLPEIPPEAAAALGLRTLPLTAPDLRGRIALAWPAEGPAGPAARALLTRMRDGLPRTVRAAAHP, encoded by the coding sequence ATGGAACTCCGCCAGTTGCAGTACCTCGTCACCGTCGTCGAGAAGGGCAGCTTCACCCGCGCCGCCGCCGGCCTCCACGTCGCCCAGCCGGGCGTGAGCGCCCAGATCCGGCAGCTCGAACGGGAGCTCGGCCAGCCCCTCCTCGACCGGTCCGGGCGCACCGTGACCACCACCGAGGTGGGCGACGCCGTCCTTCCCTACGCGCGGGCGGCGCTCGCGGCCGTCGAGGGGATGCGGCAGACGGTGGAGGAGTACACCGGACTGCTCCGCGGACACGTCCGCCTCGGCCTCGTCTCGGGCGCCGCCACCGACGAGTTCGACCTGGCGACGCTGCTCGCCGACTTCCACGGCGAACACCCCGGGATCGAGATATCCCTCACCGAGGACTCCTCGGCCCACATGCTGACGGCCCTGCGCCGAGGCGAACTCGACCTCGCCGTCATCGGCGTCGCCGCCGACGACGTCCCGCCGGACATCAACCTCCAGATCCTGATCGACACGCCGCTGGTCGCCGCCATGGCCCCGGGCGACCCGCTCCTGCGCACCACCGGAGGAACGACGCTTCCCCTGGCCGAGCTCGCCGCGCGCCCGCTCATCAGCCTCCCGCGCGGCACCGGGATCCGCGGCACGCTCGAACGCGCCTGCCGCAAGGCCGGCTTCACGCCGCGCATCGCCTTCGAGGCCGCCGCGCCGACCCTGCTCGCGCGGCTCGCCTCCCGTGGTCTCGGCGTCGCCGTCCTGCCGGAGATCCCGCCCGAAGCGGCAGCCGCCCTCGGCCTGCGCACCCTGCCGCTGACCGCTCCCGACCTGCGCGGCCGGATCGCCCTCGCCTGGCCCGCCGAGGGCCCCGCCGGACCCGCGGCCAGGGCCCTCCTCACCCGCATGCGCGACGGCCTCCCCCGCACGGTCCGCGCCGCGGCGCACCCCTGA
- the bla gene encoding class A beta-lactamase: MRYVRVRRVVLGGLALSVALPLAACTHDAPRASPAPPPSVSTPPAASGKPFAGAARELGELERRYDARLGVYAVDTGDGREVAYNGDLRFAFASTFKALAAGAVLRGHAPAGMDEVIRYSGADLVAHSPVTEKHVATGMTLRELCEAAVRYSDNTAANLLLDALGGPKGLERALASVGDTVTRVDDREPELNRWSPGATRNTTTPRAFARDLRAFVLGDALGDAERAQLTTWLRTNLTGDTLIRAGVPKSWAVGDKTGTGGVHGIRNDIAVAWPPGAPPLVIAIMSSRSGADDAHDDRLIAEAAAVVAEALGDDE, encoded by the coding sequence ATGCGGTACGTACGGGTGCGGCGCGTGGTGCTCGGCGGGCTGGCCCTGTCGGTCGCCCTCCCGCTCGCCGCCTGCACCCACGACGCCCCACGGGCCTCTCCCGCTCCCCCGCCGTCGGTGTCGACGCCGCCCGCCGCGAGCGGGAAGCCCTTCGCCGGTGCCGCCCGCGAACTGGGGGAGCTCGAGCGCAGGTACGACGCGCGGCTCGGCGTCTACGCCGTCGACACCGGCGACGGGCGGGAGGTCGCCTACAACGGCGACCTGCGGTTCGCCTTCGCCTCCACGTTCAAGGCCCTGGCGGCCGGTGCCGTCCTGCGCGGGCACGCGCCCGCCGGCATGGACGAGGTGATCCGCTACTCGGGTGCGGACCTGGTCGCCCACTCCCCCGTCACCGAGAAGCACGTCGCCACCGGCATGACCCTGCGCGAGCTGTGCGAGGCCGCCGTCCGGTACAGCGACAACACCGCGGCCAACCTCCTCCTCGACGCGCTCGGCGGACCGAAGGGCCTGGAGCGGGCCCTCGCCTCGGTGGGCGACACCGTCACCCGGGTGGACGACCGCGAGCCAGAACTCAACCGGTGGTCCCCCGGCGCCACGCGCAACACGACCACGCCGCGCGCGTTCGCCCGCGACCTGCGGGCCTTCGTGCTCGGCGACGCGCTCGGCGACGCGGAACGCGCACAGCTCACCACATGGCTGCGGACCAACCTCACCGGCGACACCCTCATCAGGGCCGGGGTCCCCAAGAGCTGGGCGGTCGGCGACAAGACGGGAACGGGCGGCGTCCACGGCATCCGCAACGACATCGCCGTGGCATGGCCGCCCGGCGCCCCTCCCCTCGTCATCGCCATCATGTCGAGCCGGAGCGGGGCGGACGACGCCCATGACGACCGCCTGATCGCGGAGGCGGCGGCGGTGGTCGCGGAAGCGCTGGGCGACGACGAGTGA
- a CDS encoding ABC transporter substrate-binding protein, with amino-acid sequence MRITSPRRTTILFLVCAALAATSACGNQRDDRGEGGKPKSAASDAPLSDRLPADVRSAGVIRVGSDIAYPPVEFKDASGRTVGLDVDIAQALGRQLGVELRFENGTFDTLVTGLRADRYDIIMSAMNDTKDRQNGVDPATGKKVGEGLDFVDYFNAGVSLYGRRQHAGTVKGWKDLCGKTVAVQRGAVAHNLLKTESAGCTRSGRPAIDIEAFDTDAEAQMRVRSNGADFGSSDFPAAAYAVKTSGGGKDLALIGEQTGALPYGIAVAKKDTRLRDALAAALDAIIADGQYGRILAKWGSQDGAVTRAVVNGGA; translated from the coding sequence GTGCGAATAACCTCCCCCCGTCGTACCACCATCCTCTTCCTGGTGTGTGCCGCCCTGGCCGCCACAAGCGCCTGCGGCAACCAGAGGGACGACCGCGGAGAGGGCGGCAAGCCGAAGAGCGCAGCCTCCGACGCCCCCCTCAGCGACCGGCTGCCCGCGGACGTCCGGTCCGCCGGCGTGATCAGGGTCGGCTCCGACATCGCCTACCCGCCGGTCGAGTTCAAGGACGCCTCGGGCCGGACGGTCGGCCTCGACGTGGACATCGCCCAGGCCCTGGGCCGCCAGCTCGGCGTGGAACTCCGCTTCGAGAACGGCACGTTCGACACCCTCGTCACCGGACTGCGCGCCGACCGGTACGACATCATCATGTCGGCCATGAACGACACCAAGGACCGTCAGAACGGTGTCGACCCGGCCACCGGCAAGAAGGTCGGCGAGGGCCTGGACTTCGTCGACTACTTCAACGCCGGGGTCTCCCTCTACGGCCGCAGGCAGCACGCCGGCACCGTCAAGGGCTGGAAGGACCTGTGCGGGAAGACCGTCGCCGTCCAGCGCGGCGCCGTCGCCCACAACCTGCTCAAGACCGAGAGCGCCGGCTGCACCCGCTCCGGCAGGCCCGCCATCGACATCGAGGCGTTCGACACCGACGCCGAGGCCCAGATGCGGGTCCGCAGCAACGGAGCCGACTTCGGCAGCTCCGACTTCCCGGCCGCCGCGTACGCCGTGAAGACCTCCGGCGGAGGCAAGGACCTGGCCCTGATCGGCGAGCAGACGGGCGCCCTCCCGTACGGCATCGCCGTCGCCAAGAAGGACACGCGCCTGCGCGACGCGCTCGCCGCGGCCCTCGACGCGATCATCGCCGACGGGCAGTACGGCAGGATCCTGGCCAAGTGGGGCAGCCAGGACGGCGCCGTCACCAGGGCCGTCGTCAACGGCGGTGCCTGA
- a CDS encoding amino acid ABC transporter permease: MAGADADMRAVPVRHYGRYAAAVVVLALFGAIVYAFARGQVNWRAIPDYLFDDRVLLGVRETLTLTVLSMVIGVTGGILLAVMRLSRNPVTSSVAWFYIWFFRGTPVYVQLLVWFNLGLVFEYVNLGPIYQDEWSDFMTPFLTALLGLGLNEAAYMAEICRAGLLAVDEGQTEAAHALGMRHGRTLRRIVIPQAMRVIVPPTGNEVINMLKTTSLVAAVQYYELLRYAQDIGQTSGAPVEMLFLAAAWYLILTSALSVGQYYLERYYARGSARVLPPTPWQKVRTTLSTFRRPEVGA, encoded by the coding sequence ATGGCGGGCGCGGACGCCGACATGCGGGCCGTGCCGGTCCGGCACTACGGCCGCTACGCCGCCGCGGTGGTGGTCCTGGCGCTGTTCGGGGCCATCGTCTACGCCTTCGCCCGGGGCCAGGTCAACTGGCGGGCCATCCCCGACTACCTGTTCGACGACCGGGTGCTGCTCGGTGTGCGCGAGACGCTGACGCTGACGGTCCTGTCCATGGTCATCGGGGTGACCGGCGGCATCCTGCTGGCGGTGATGCGCCTGTCGAGGAACCCGGTGACCTCGTCCGTCGCCTGGTTCTACATCTGGTTCTTCCGCGGCACCCCGGTGTACGTGCAGCTGCTGGTCTGGTTCAACCTGGGCCTCGTCTTCGAGTACGTCAACCTCGGGCCGATCTACCAGGACGAGTGGTCGGACTTCATGACCCCGTTCCTCACGGCGCTGCTCGGTCTGGGACTCAACGAGGCCGCCTACATGGCGGAGATCTGCCGGGCCGGCCTGCTCGCGGTCGACGAGGGCCAGACCGAGGCCGCGCACGCCCTCGGCATGCGGCACGGCCGGACGCTGCGGCGGATCGTGATCCCGCAGGCCATGCGGGTGATCGTGCCGCCGACGGGCAACGAGGTCATCAACATGCTGAAGACGACCTCCCTGGTGGCGGCGGTGCAGTACTACGAACTGCTGCGGTACGCGCAGGACATCGGCCAGACCTCCGGCGCCCCCGTGGAGATGCTGTTCCTGGCGGCCGCCTGGTACCTGATCCTGACCTCGGCGCTCAGCGTCGGACAGTACTACCTGGAGCGGTACTACGCCCGCGGCTCGGCGCGGGTCCTGCCGCCGACACCCTGGCAGAAGGTCAGGACCACCCTGTCGA